The genomic window TCTACGACCAACGATAACACAAATTTTTGTAGTACCGATATCCAATCCTACTACGATGGGCGACTGACTGGTAAATTTTGCCTTGTCCATATTCGTTAATTTTGCTGAGTTTTATACTGTTTTTCCAGGGCCCTGATTTCTTTCTCTCTTGCTTCTTTCTCTTTCTTCAGTTGGGCCTCAGATTTTGCCGGCTTTGGCTGTGCTGTTACCGTTTGCTTCGGTTTTTCTTTTTTATCCGCTGGCTTTATTTCCTTCGGCTTGGTGGCCTGCGCAAGCGCTGGCTTTTTTACTTCTGTTTTAACTGGTGCTGTTTTTTTAGGTGCTTCCTTTTTTACTTCCGCTTTTTTGGGCTCGGGCTTTTTGGCTGTAACCTTCGGCACATCTACCTTTTTAGGCTCAACTTTTTTTGCTTCGGGCTTTTTGGGCTCTTCTCTTTTAGGCGTCACCTTTTCGGCTTCATCTGCCTCTGGCCGGTCATCCATAGCCGCAACAATTGTGCTGTTGATCAGCGAATCGGTTACGTTTCGTTGTATCCTCAAACTATCTGCTGCAGAAATTGTTTTTGCTTTTTTTCCTAATTCTGTCGAATCTCTTTTTTCGCAAACAATCTGATTGGTATATTTAATATTGATGGTTTTATAAGTATCCCAACCTACCTGCGGCATTGCTTTTTTATAGAACAGCAACAAGTTTTTCATTTTCTTTTCAAGTGAATCGGCATTACCCAAAACAATACGTTGATTACCTACCCTTGGGATCAATTCGATGTCGTTTTTCTGATCAACCACAATCTGTTCTATCTGAGCATCCCAAAGGGTATCTTGCTTGATATACTGCGCAGTTTTATATAAATCTCTTGCCAATTGCGTGTGAAGGGTATCAACTCTGCTCCCAAAAACCTCTGTAATATGCCCTGTTGCCACAAGCACATTGGCCGTGAAGTTTGATGAAATAGGCATTTTCAGTCCATCATTATCAATGTAAAAATCCTGCCCATTCTCGTTCAATATGCGCAGAATAGGCTGGCGTTGTTTTACTTCAATGTGCAATACCCCATCCATATCTACATATACTTTAGCAAAACCGATGTAAGGGTTAGACTGCAGTTTTTTCTCGATCTTATGAATATTGATATTCTCGAGATTACGACCTAAAAGAACACCTTGATCTTCTTTTAAAATGTCATCAATTTCTTCACGCTCAATGAAATTATCTGCTCCGGGAATCAGGATCTTAACATCGGTACATTTAACTGTCTGTTTCTTCACATTGATAAAACTCAAAAGCACCACCACCCCTGCCAAGCTGATCAGCCAGGCAAAGCCAGTAAAAATTGTGCTCCAGTTTATCCGTTTAAGCATTGTTTAAAGTGTTTTTAAGGGGTTCGATAATCGTGTCGATATCTCCCGCACCTACTGTTAAAATTAATTCAGGTTTTGTGTCCTTAACATGCTGAACCACAAAATCTTTTCCACATATTTTTTTATCTGCTAAAGTGATTTTATCCAATAAAAACTGTGCATTTATCCCTTCAAGCGGCAATTCTCTTGCGGGATAAATCTCCAACAGCATCAGTTCGTCAGCCGTGCTTAAAACTTTTGCAAATTCATCAGCAAAATCCCTTGTCCGTGTGAAGAGGTGCGGCTGAAAAATTACCGTTAGCTTTTTATCTGGATACAATTGTCTAACCGCATCAAAACAAGCCCTCAGTTCTTCAGGATGGTGTGCATAATCATCAATATAAATCTGATTGCCGTTATTCACAATATATTCGAAGCGGCGTTTAACACCCTTAAAATTGGCAACCGCTTGTTTTACCTTTTCTGCATCAATTCCCAATTGCAGCGCAATGGCAATGGCAACCGTTGTATTTTCGACATTGTGCTTACCAGGAAGCATTAAATTAATGTCTTTGATACTTTGTGTGCTATCGGTATAATCGAAAACAAATTTAGACCCTTCTACCCTTAAATTCTCTGCCTTTGCAGTTGCCGTTGAACTTGCCGCATAACTGATGCTTTTCTCAAGCGGCAATCCTTCGTGCGCATAAAGCACGCCTTCTGCTTTAAGTTGACCGGCAAACAACCTGAACGATTCTTCGAGATGGCTCTTGTCACCGTAAATATCCAGGTGATCTGCATCCATAGAAGTAACCACGGCTACATCCGGGTGCAAGGTTAGGAAAGAACGATCATATTCGTCGGCCTCTACCACCACTACATTGTTTTTTCCGAAAAGCACATTACTGTTATAGTTACTGGTTATCCCACCTAAAAAAGCCGTGCAATCGTAGCCGGTATCTTTTAAAATATGCGCAACAATAGATGACGTTGTGGTTTTGCCATGTGTACCCGCAACTGCGATACAGAACATTCCTTTACTGATGATCCCTAAGACCTCAGAACGTTTTTTAAGCGCAAAACCTTTATTTATAAAATGGTTTAAAATTTTAGCATCTTTTGGAATTGCTGGAGTGTAAACCACAAGCGTATCATCATGATCATCCAAAAATGCACAGGGCAGCGAAGAAGCTTCATCAAGATACGTTATGAGAATGCCTTCCTGCTCTAAGGTTTCGGTCAGCTTAGTCCTGGTTTTATCGTAACCACAAACCACCTGTCCGCGTTTAGCAAAATAACGGGCAAGCGCACTCATGCCGATACCACCGATACCTACAAAGAAAACCCTATTTATTTTACTTAGTTCCATTTTATTTTAAGCTAAAAGTGGAAAGACTAAAGCTTAAAGCCTGCCTTTCTACTGTTTTAAGCTGAAAGTTGAAAGACCCATGCTTAAAGCTTCCTTCCAATACTCCAGTTATGTTATTTATTTTTATTCTCTACCTATTTTTGCCTTCAGACTTTGGTCTTTTTACTTTAGTCGTTCCGCTTTATTAGCTTCAATACTTCGTTTGCTATAATTTCGTCTGCCGCTGGCAGTGCCATTTCACCTATATTTTCTGAAAGTTTTTCACACTGTTCTTTGTTATTTAATAACGCCAGCGTTTCTTTAACCAAGGTGTCTTCTGCAGAGCGATCGTTAATTAATATTGCTGCTCCATTTTTAACCAGAGCCATCGCATTTTTAGTTTGATGGTCTTCTGCTACATTTGGCGAAGGCACCAATATTACTGGTTTTTTAATCAAACAAAGTTCTGCGATCGTTCCAGCTCCTGCCCGGCTTACAATTACATCTGCTGCTGCATAAGCGAGGTCCATTTTATTTAAAAACTCAAGGATACGAACATTGGGATGATATGCTAAACCCAATCTTTCAATAATCCCTTTATAGTAATATTTACCTGTTTGCCAGATCACCTGCACATCTTGAGCAAGGATATCGGGTAAATGTTTTTCGATTGCCTTATTCAGTGTGCCTGCGCCTAAACTTCCACCGGTAACCATAATGGTCATTTTCAATGGATCGAGCTTTAACAGTTCGGCACCTTGAAAATGTTTTCCTTTTATATCAACTACTTCCTGGCGGACAGGATTTCCTGTTTTTAAAATCCTATCAGCTGGAAAAAACTGATCCATATCATCAAAGGCGACACAGATTTTTGAAGCTTTTTTACCTAACCATTTATTGGTTATTCCGGCATAAGAATTCTGTTCCTGGATGAGGTAAGGAATTCCTTTCAGCGAAGCTGCATACAATAGTGGACCTGAGGCATAACCACCAACACCTACTACAGCATCGGGCTTAAAATCATTAATAATCTGCATGGCTTTGCGCACACTACCGATTACCTTAAACGGGAGGGCGAGATTTTTAATAATCGAACCACGTTGCATCCCACTAATATTTAATCCTATTATTTTATAGCCGGCTGCAGGAACTTTTTCCATTTCCATGCGACCTATTGCACCCACAAACAAAATCTCACAGGTTGGCACCATGCGTTTTAGCGCATTGGCTATGGCCACGGCAGGAAAAATATGCCCGCCGGTGCCACCACCTGATATGATAATTTTTGGGGAATTATTCATTTTAATTATTATTTAACCGCAAAGAGCGCTGAGTTTTTCGCAAAGCACGCTAAGCATTTTGTTTTTCACCACCGAGTACACTAAGTTTTCACAGAGGGCACTGAGTTTTATTTTTTTGTTTACCACAAAGGCGCTAAGAGCACCAAGGTTTTTCTATCGGATTTCACACTTAAGGTTGGACAATTGATAAACAATTTCTTTGTAAGCTCTGTGTCAACCTCCGTGTCCTCTGTGGTTAAATTTTTTACTTTATTATTTTTAAATAGATTGCTTCGTCATACTTCCTCGCAATGACGATTCATCTTAAGCTATTGCAGGTATTTCACCAATTATTATTTTATTTTTTACTTTCTCTTTTTCTTCTTTTGTTAGTGCATTTGCATTTTCTTCTACATCACGGCTTACGCTGAGTATAATCCCAAAGGCCACACTGGTAAAGATCATTGATGTACCGCCCATACTTACCAATGGCAGCGGAACCCCTGTTACCGGACCCAACCCTACCGCTACCGCCATATTTGCAAAGGCCTGTATGGTCAGACTGAAACTCAGTCCGGCCGCGAGCAATGCACCGAAGGCCTTAGGTGCCCGGGTTACGATCTTGATACATCGGTATAAAAGCACCAGGTATAGTATCATGATTACAATTCCTCCCACAGTTCCCCATTCTTCAATAATAATGGCGAAAATAAAATCGGAATACGGATGTGGTAGGAAATTGCGTTGTGTACTATTACCTGGTCCTTTACCAAAAACACCACCAGTAGCCAAGGCAATTTTTGCCTGATCTGCCTGGAAAGTTTTATCTGAATGCTGCATTTCAGGATGCATGAACGTATTGATACGCGACATGTATGTTTTTCTCCTTGGTCCCAAAAAGAAAACAAACAACAGCAGTACAAAACCACCTGCACAAACAATCGCGATCTGTTTAATACTGATCCTACCGATAATTAACAGCAAAATACTTACACCAAACAGCATTAATGCTGTAGATAGGTTGGCCAATGCGATTAAAACAAACACCACACAAACCGAACCCATAATTGGTATAAATGATTCTTTAACATTTTTAATATTTTCTTGCTTTTTGGTTAGCATCCTGGCCAAAAAGGTAATCAATGCAAGTTTAGCCAAATCGGAAGTTTGAAAGGTTAGTCCGATTACCGGTATTTTAACCCACCGAGATGCATCGTTCAAATTTGTTCCGAATATTAGCGTATAGAACAGCAACGGAATGGTAACGATCATCAATACCTTTGAAATACCCGCATAATAGCGATAATCGAGCAAGTGGGCAATATAGATCATCCCGATACCCATTAGCACAAAAATTAAGTGCTTGGTAAGTAAAAGCTTTTCTACCGTTTCTCCTTTTTTATATGCCAAGGTACCTGTTGCACTGTACACCGCCATTACAGATATAAGCGAAAGCAGGATGATGATCAGCCAGATCCATCTATCGCCTTTTGTTTTATTAAGTAGTGCCTGGAACATATATTGTACCTCCTATTATAATTCTCTAACTGCCGCTTTAAACTGGTTACCGCGGTCTTCGTAATTTTTGAACAGATCGAAACTAGCACAAGCTGGCGATAACAATACTGCATCACCACGTTTAGCCAAATGGAAAGCAATCTGCGCTGCTTCATCAGCTGAAAAAGTATTTACAATTACTTCTACATCATCCTCGAAAGCATCGTGGATACGTTTGTTGTCCTTACCCAAACAAACGATAGCCTTAACCTTGCTTTTAACCAGATCTTTAAGCATGTTGTAATCGTTTCCTTTATCAACACCGCCCATAATCAGCACTACATCGCTGGTCATACTCTCTAAAGCATACCAGGTAGAGTTCACATTGGTGGCTTTACTGTCGTTGATAAAATCGATCCCCGAAATTTTGGCCACATGCTCTAACCTGTGCTCAATATTTTTGAAATTGCCCATGCTTTCGCGGATGGTCTCATTTCTTAATTCTAAAACTTTAGACACAATGCCTGAGGCCATAGAATTGTAAATGTTGTGCTTGCCCTGTAAGGCTAAATCTGAAATAGACATGGTTAGTTGGTTATTTGGTTCTGTAAGGATATGTATAGTAGTTTCTTCTAAATAAGCACCCAGTTCTACTTTTTTAGTAATTGAAAAGGGATAGGCTTTCGCCACAGGCTTAATCAGCGCGATGGCTTTTAGGCTCTCTTCATCATCTGCACAATAAATGAAAACATCTTGCGCTGTCTGGTTTTGAACAATCCGCATTTTAGATGCAGCATATTTTTCCAGTTTATAATCGTAACGGTCTAAATGATCTGGAGTAATGTTGAGCAAAACAGCAATATCTGCTTTAAAAGCGAACATATCATCAAGCATGAAGCTTGAGATTTCCAGCACATAATATTCGTAATCTTCCGTAGCCACCTGTGCTGCAAAACTCTGCCCGATATTACCTGCCAGGCCGACATTTAAACCCGCATTTTTCAGGATGTGATAAGTTAATAAACTCGTAGTCGACTTACCGTTTGACCCTGTAATACAGATGGTTTTTGCATTGGTATATCTTTTGGCAAATTCAATTTCCGAAACCACAGGAATCCCTTTTGCAACCAATTTTTTAATAATTGGGGCTGTAGGCGGAATACCTGGACTTTTAATTACCTCTGTTGCATTTAAGATCAGTTCTTTAGTATGTTTTTCAGATTCGAACGGAATGGAAAGTTTTTCTAATGCAGCTCTATATTTATCGGTAATTAAACCGTAATCGGAAACAAAAACATCGAAACCTTTTGCCTGCGCCAATTTTGCAGCGCCAACTCCACTTTCGCCGGCACCAAGAATAACCACACGGCCCTGCCCGGTCATCGCTGACTTAGTATTGCTTGATGTGATATTATTCGTGCTCATTTTTTATTTTTTCTAGTATCAAGTAATAAGTATCGAGTATCAAGACAGGAGTACCATTACACTTTATCTTTTTTACTTATTTTTATTACCTCTAAGGGTATTTATTTATAATTCTATTTTGCCTTTAAGCTTTAGGCATTTGAGCCTCTAAACCCTCAACCTTCTATCCCTTTACCTTCAACCTCAACCTACCTTAACTTCAACGTTACAATGGTCATAATTGCAAGCATGATTCCGATAATCCAGAAACGAGTTACAATTTTGGCCTCGTGATATCCTTTTTTCTGGTAATGGTGATGTAAAGGCGACATCAGGAAAATCCTGCGGCCTTCGCCAAATTTCTTCTTGGTATATTTAAAATAAGATACCTGCACAATTACCGACACCAGTTCTACCAGGAATATTCCACATAAAATCGGAATCAACAGCTCCTTGCGGATCATGATGGCAAATGAGGCAATTATTCCTCCAATGGCCAAACTTCCGGTATCGCCCATAAAAATCTGCGCCGGGTAAGAATTGTACCAAAGGAAACCTACGCAGGAACCCACAAATGCACCTGCAAAAATCATCAGCTCTGCAGAGTTTGGGATATACATAATATTGAGGTAATCGGCCATAATGGTATTACCCGATACATAAGCCAAAATACCCAGGGTGATTCCGATTACTGCCGAAGTTCCAGTAGCTAAACCATCAATCCCATCGGTAATGTTTGCCCCGTTCGATACCGCAGTAATAATAAATACTGCTACAATCAGGAAGATGAAAAATGCATACTTCTGGTAATCGGCGCCCAAAAACTTCAATACCTTTGCATAATCGAACTCATTGTTCTTATAAAAAGGCATATTGGTTTTAGTCGATTTTACATCTTGTGTATAATAAAAGGTTTCTCCTTTTTGTCGCAATACCATCGGAACCGTAGAAGTACTTTTTACATCGTCCTGTACAGTTTCCCTTACCACAATATTTGGATGAAAGTACATCGTGCAACCTACAATTAAGCCTAAACCAACCTGACCAACAACTTTAAAACGACCTGCTAAACCTTCTTTATTCTTTTTGAAAACTTTGATATAATCATCTAAAAAGCCTACGGCACCCATCCAGATCGTGGTAATTATCATTAAAATCACATAGATATTGGAGATATTGGCAAATAATAAGGTCGGAATAAGAATACCCAGCAAAATAATGATACCACCCATTGTTGGTGTACCCTGTTTTTGCATCTGTCCTTCCAAACCTAAATTCCTTACTGTTTCTCCAACCTGTTTTTTATGTAGGTAATCAATTAACCTGCGTCCGTAAACGGTGGTAATTACCAATGATAAAATAATAGAGATAGATGCACGGAAAGTGATGTACTGAAACAACCTTAACCCAGGTATATCATAATGCTTATGCAGGTATTCGAATAATAAATATAACATTAGCTGATTGGTTTTAATTGTTCAAGTAAAATTTCTTTATCATCAAAATGATTCCTTACGCCATTAATTTCCTGGTATTTTTCATGCCCTTTACCAGCAACAAGAATAATGTCTCCTGGTTGCGCTAAATGGCAGGCTGTTTTTATTGCTTCTTTTCTATCTAAAATGGATAGGGTTTTACGCTTATTGGTCGGTGAAACACCAGCTTCCATTTCGCTGATAATCGTTTGCGGATCTTCTGTTCTGGGATTATCAGAGGTCAGGATCACCTTATCGCTCCAATCGCATGCTACCTGAGCCATAATAGGGCGTTTGGTTTTATCTCTATCTCCACCGCAACCAATCACCGTGATTACCTGTTCGGTTCCTTTACGGATATTGGCAATGGTACTCAACACATTCTGAACAGCATCTGGTGTATGTGCATAATCTACAATGCCTATAATCTTATCTGCAGAGGTGATGTAATCAAATCTTCCTTCAGCGCCTGATAAACGGCTTAACAAAGTCAGCACCTTTAACTTATCCTGCTCCAACAGAATCGCTGTTCCATACACGGCCAATAAATTGTACGCATTGAAAGACCCTACAAGTTTGAAGTAAACATCTTCATTATCGATATCTAAATGCAGACCACTGAACTGGTTCTCAATAATTTTTGCTTTAAAATCGGCCAGCTGTTTAAGTGCATAGGTTTTTTTATGCGCTTTTGTATTCTGCAGCATCACCACTCCATTTTTATCGTCGATGTTGGTCAATGCAAATGCCGATTTAGGCAAAACATCAAAAAATGCTTTTTTAGCTTTCAGGTAAGCGTCAAAAGTTTTATGAAAATCTAAATGATCGTGTGTTAAATTCGAAAATACACCACCTGAGAAAGTCAAGCCTTCAATCCTGTGCTGAGAAACTGCATGTGAGCTTACTTCCATAAAACAGTAATCGCAACCCGCATCGACCATCTCTCTTAAGAGCTGATTTAATGCGATTGGATTTGGTGTGGTATGTGTTGCCGCCACTACCATATCATTGATATAATTCTCTACCGTTGATAAAAGCCCGGTTTTGTAACCTAGATCTTTAAATAATTTAAAAAGAATAGTAGCAATGGTGGTTTTTCCGTTGGTTCCCGTAATACCGATCAGTTTCAGATCTGCCGATGGGTTTCCAAAATAGTTCCCGGCAACAATCCCCAAAGCCACCGCAGTATTATCTACTTTGATATAAGTAACCGTAAAGTCCTGGATTTCCGGCAAATTTTCGCAGATAATTACTCCTGCCCCCTGCTCAATGGTCTGCTCAATAAACTGGTGTCCATCAGCTACGGTGCCCACTACAGCAAAAAAGATATCATCTTTACTTACTTTACGCGAATCGAAATTCAGCGCATTGATTTCCCTATCGGTTCTACCAACCAATTCTTTAATCGTTACGCCATAAAGTAAATCCTGTAATTGCATCATATTAATTATTGAATGATTGAATTAGAGAATGATAGAATGTGGCTATAGCCTTTAAACATTCACTCATTCAAAATTCTCTCATTTTATCATTCCTTTTAATTTAACTCTATCTGTACACCCAATCCTTTACCCACCTTTGTTCCGGCAATGATGGATTGACTGACCACTTTTCCCGAACCCGAAACCTTTGTTTTCAAGCCTGCATTCCCTAAAAGGTACAATGCATCTTTCAGTCCCATTCCCGCCACATTTGGCATCACACCTTTACGCTCGTTATTTTCCTGAAAAACCGTTCCTGCACTGGTATCTATAATATTGTAATACTCAGATTTTGAAGCAAAAAGCGGTTTAAAACCAAATGCTTTATACACCTTCTGAGTCGCTTTACTCTGTCCTGCTTTTGTTGGCGGATTACCTGTATTACCTACCAAACGGGTTGGCATATCGTTGTACATCTGCATATCGCTGGCATAAATACGGTCGGCGATTTCCCTGAATACAGGTCCTGAAACCAATGCTCCGTAATAAGCACCCTTTGGATCGTTGATTACCACGATTAGCGAATACTTCGGTTTATCAGCTGGAAAATAACCCACAAATGAAGCTTGATATTGTTTTTTTCCTTTGTAACCTTTGTTTGCATCAGCAACCTGGGCAGTACCCGTTTTACCTGCAATTGGATATAAAGGATTGTAAACAACCTGCTTTCCACTACCCTCGGTTACCACGCCTTCAAGCATTTTTCTGATCTTGCTCAAGGTAACATCCGAACAGATTTTATCGTTAATTACTCTCGCTTTAAATTGTTCGATCGGATTACCCAGCCTTCTGATCTCTTTTACAAAAATCGGTTGTAACATTTTACCATTGTTGGCCACTGCATTATACAGAGTGAGCATCTTTAATGGCGTCAAATTCATTTCGTAGCCATAGGCCATTTGAGGAAGGGTCATGTTTTTGTTCCAGCTTCGGTTCGCTTTAATATTTTTAATCACCGGTGTTGCCTCACCTGGGATCTGCAGGTCCATTTTTTTATTCAAATGCCAATCGTATAAATGATCCGTAAATTTCATTGGATTACTACCGTAATGCATGTTGATCAATTTCGCAATCGCTGCATTCGAAGATTCTTCAAATGCTTTTTTCACGGTAACTGTTTCAATTTTCGGGTGTGAATCTTTAATCAGTTTGCCTGGGATCTGATAATATCCCGTACCGATCATGGTATTGGTATCGATCAGTTTATCTTCTAAAAGCGCCATGTACGAGGCTAATTTAAAGGTGGATCCCGGATCCTGGTTACCCGCGATGGCATAGTTAAATTTCTCTTTATACACCCCTTCCTCTACCTTAGAGAAATTAGCTACCGCCCGGATCTCACCGGTTGCCACTTCCATCAAGATCACCGTACCGTGATCAGCCTTCGATTTGATCAACTGCTTTTCTAATGCACTCTGAGCCAGATCCTGCATGTTTACATCAATGGTCGAAATAATATCAGCACCATCTTTTGGCGCCACCTCAGCTTCTTCATTAACAGGAATATAAACCCCACCGGCAATTCGCTGCATCAATCTTTTTCCGGTTTCGCCGTTGATATATTCTTTATAGGCACCCTCTAAACCCACACCGTTTTTAACATTTTCGTTTTTATACCCGATGGTACGGGCAGCCAAAGCCTGAAAAGGAAGAATCCGTTTGTTCTGCTGAACAGCAATTAAACCGCCACTAAACTTCCCGATGTTATATAACGGAAAAGTCCTGATGGTTTTAAGATCAGCATAACCCACTTTACGGTGGATCAGCAAATAGCGCGAGCTGTCCTGGCGGCCTTTGCGCAGATAACGCGCATATTCTTTAGCCGTTTTATCCTGAAAGAGCTGAGCTAATTTATAACCCAGCGAATCTACTTTCTCATTAAATACTTTATCATCGGCAATACCGCCAGCAAACATATCCATGCGCAGTTCGTATTCCGGTATCGAAGTAGCCAGTAAACTGCCATCGTTAGAATAAATATTTCCACGGGTAGCCTCTACATTTACATATCGTGTAGAAAGACTATCTGCCATAGCTTTCCATTTTTTCCCTTGCACATACTGCACCTGACCGAGGCGTAAAAACACCGCGAAAGCAAAAAGCACAATTAAGCCAAATGCCAGATATACACGAAGCAAGATGTTTGCTCTAATATTCATCGCTTTTAACAATTATTTTTTTTGGTGGTTCAATCAGTTCTTTTATCCCAAGGGTATCTACCTTTTTGGCAACCTCTGTCAATTTACTCTTGAACATCAGGTCGGCCTTGAGGGATTTATACTCCCATCTTAATTCTTTTACTTCTTTATTTAATTTATCAATCCGGCGAATATTGTTTACCGCAAAGTGGCTGTTGGCAATGTAAATCATCCCCAAAAGCGCCAGAAAACACAAATAAGGCAAAGCATCAGTTGCCGCCTCTTTACTTACTAATCCATCATTAAAAAGCTTACTGATAAATGAATTGCTATCCATTTTTTCTTCAGCAGTTTTTGGCCTTTTGGGCGCAGCTTTTAACTCTGGTTCAGGCCCAACTTCTTCCTCCTCTATCTCTTCCCTAAACCTGTTCATATCTTTTCTGCAATTCTTAGTTTCGCACTGCGGGCCCTATTGTTTTGAGCAATCTCCTCATCAGTGGCAATTATCGCTTTTCGTGTAATTACATTAAATGGCTTTTGCTGATTTCCGAAGAAATCCTTTTCTACTTCACCCTGAAATTTGCCTTTCGCCATAAAGTTTTTAACCGGCCTGTCTTCCAAAGAATGATAAGACATGACCACTAAATGACCACCCGGCTTCAATACATCAGCAGCCTGCAGCAGAAAATCTTCAAGCACCTGGATTTCGGCATTCACCTCTATGCGTAACGCCTGAAACACCTGCGCTAAATATTTATTCTCTTTTCCTTTCGGGATGTAACCAGCAATTGCCGACTTCAAACTGTCTATATCGGTAAAAGGCTGCTCTAAACGTGAAGTCACGATGGCGCGAGCCAACGATTTAGCATTCTTCACTTCTCCATAAATTCCAAAGATTTTATGCAGTTTATCCTCTGTATAGGTATTCAGTATTTCAGCAGCCGTTAAATCACGATGCTGATCCATACGCATATCCAGATCGGCATTATGACGGAT from Flavobacterium sp. W4I14 includes these protein-coding regions:
- a CDS encoding UDP-N-acetylmuramoyl-L-alanyl-D-glutamate--2,6-diaminopimelate ligase (product_source=KO:K01928; cath_funfam=3.40.1190.10,3.40.1390.10,3.90.190.20; cog=COG0769; ko=KO:K01928; pfam=PF01225,PF02875,PF08245; superfamily=53244,53623,63418; tigrfam=TIGR01085), encoding MMQLQDLLYGVTIKELVGRTDREINALNFDSRKVSKDDIFFAVVGTVADGHQFIEQTIEQGAGVIICENLPEIQDFTVTYIKVDNTAVALGIVAGNYFGNPSADLKLIGITGTNGKTTIATILFKLFKDLGYKTGLLSTVENYINDMVVAATHTTPNPIALNQLLREMVDAGCDYCFMEVSSHAVSQHRIEGLTFSGGVFSNLTHDHLDFHKTFDAYLKAKKAFFDVLPKSAFALTNIDDKNGVVMLQNTKAHKKTYALKQLADFKAKIIENQFSGLHLDIDNEDVYFKLVGSFNAYNLLAVYGTAILLEQDKLKVLTLLSRLSGAEGRFDYITSADKIIGIVDYAHTPDAVQNVLSTIANIRKGTEQVITVIGCGGDRDKTKRPIMAQVACDWSDKVILTSDNPRTEDPQTIISEMEAGVSPTNKRKTLSILDRKEAIKTACHLAQPGDIILVAGKGHEKYQEINGVRNHFDDKEILLEQLKPIS
- a CDS encoding UDP-N-acetylmuramoylalanine--D-glutamate ligase (product_source=KO:K01925; cath_funfam=3.40.1190.10,3.40.50.720,3.90.190.20; cog=COG0771; ko=KO:K01925; pfam=PF02875,PF08245; superfamily=51984,53244,53623; tigrfam=TIGR01087), translating into MSTNNITSSNTKSAMTGQGRVVILGAGESGVGAAKLAQAKGFDVFVSDYGLITDKYRAALEKLSIPFESEKHTKELILNATEVIKSPGIPPTAPIIKKLVAKGIPVVSEIEFAKRYTNAKTICITGSNGKSTTSLLTYHILKNAGLNVGLAGNIGQSFAAQVATEDYEYYVLEISSFMLDDMFAFKADIAVLLNITPDHLDRYDYKLEKYAASKMRIVQNQTAQDVFIYCADDEESLKAIALIKPVAKAYPFSITKKVELGAYLEETTIHILTEPNNQLTMSISDLALQGKHNIYNSMASGIVSKVLELRNETIRESMGNFKNIEHRLEHVAKISGIDFINDSKATNVNSTWYALESMTSDVVLIMGGVDKGNDYNMLKDLVKSKVKAIVCLGKDNKRIHDAFEDDVEVIVNTFSADEAAQIAFHLAKRGDAVLLSPACASFDLFKNYEDRGNQFKAAVREL
- a CDS encoding phospho-N-acetylmuramoyl-pentapeptide-transferase (product_source=KO:K01000; cog=COG0472; ko=KO:K01000; pfam=PF00953,PF10555; tigrfam=TIGR00445; transmembrane_helix_parts=Outside_1_19,TMhelix_20_42,Inside_43_75,TMhelix_76_93,Outside_94_97,TMhelix_98_116,Inside_117_135,TMhelix_136_158,Outside_159_219,TMhelix_220_242,Inside_243_248,TMhelix_249_268,Outside_269_287,TMhelix_288_305,Inside_306_311,TMhelix_312_334,Outside_335_337,TMhelix_338_360,Inside_361_392,TMhelix_393_412,Outside_413_415), giving the protein MLYLLFEYLHKHYDIPGLRLFQYITFRASISIILSLVITTVYGRRLIDYLHKKQVGETVRNLGLEGQMQKQGTPTMGGIIILLGILIPTLLFANISNIYVILMIITTIWMGAVGFLDDYIKVFKKNKEGLAGRFKVVGQVGLGLIVGCTMYFHPNIVVRETVQDDVKSTSTVPMVLRQKGETFYYTQDVKSTKTNMPFYKNNEFDYAKVLKFLGADYQKYAFFIFLIVAVFIITAVSNGANITDGIDGLATGTSAVIGITLGILAYVSGNTIMADYLNIMYIPNSAELMIFAGAFVGSCVGFLWYNSYPAQIFMGDTGSLAIGGIIASFAIMIRKELLIPILCGIFLVELVSVIVQVSYFKYTKKKFGEGRRIFLMSPLHHHYQKKGYHEAKIVTRFWIIGIMLAIMTIVTLKLR